A region from the Candidatus Thiothrix putei genome encodes:
- a CDS encoding transposase, with translation MNSTERALIAQRWSLLQIEILPCFNDAFGTLTPKLEKLIHVLELTRIEDFVRSFRDGSGRPATERSWFANAFVAKSVLNIVNTRALIDRLQNDRSLRRICGFPLTKKLPSESTFSRAFAEFAEQRLAERVHETLVKTYLGDALIGHLCRDSTAIEARERPVAEEKPKKKQGQTRIQRQREQSLQQALDEIPVQCNRGTKKNAQGYKHSWNGYKLHIDTADCGVPIAAILSSASFHDSGAAIPLSQISAQRVTSLYDLMDAAYCSADLHEYSRHLGHVPLIDHNPRGGQKEAFEPADAERYKIRSTVERTNARLKDEFGGRNVWVQGAQKVYSHLMFGILVLSADQLMRVLL, from the coding sequence ATGAATTCTACCGAACGCGCCCTGATTGCACAACGCTGGAGTTTGCTGCAAATTGAAATACTGCCTTGCTTCAATGATGCCTTTGGCACATTGACCCCCAAGCTTGAAAAGCTCATTCACGTACTGGAGCTGACGCGCATTGAAGATTTTGTGCGCTCTTTTCGTGATGGGTCTGGACGGCCAGCGACGGAGCGATCTTGGTTTGCCAATGCTTTTGTCGCCAAAAGCGTGCTCAATATTGTCAATACGCGAGCACTCATTGACCGGCTGCAAAACGATCGCTCCCTGCGACGCATCTGCGGGTTTCCCCTGACCAAGAAACTGCCTTCCGAATCCACCTTTTCACGTGCCTTCGCTGAATTTGCTGAACAGCGTTTAGCGGAACGTGTGCATGAAACGTTGGTGAAAACGTATTTGGGCGATGCGCTGATCGGCCACCTGTGTCGGGATTCAACAGCCATTGAGGCACGTGAACGGCCTGTTGCCGAGGAAAAGCCAAAGAAAAAACAAGGGCAAACACGGATTCAGCGCCAACGGGAACAGTCACTTCAGCAAGCACTCGATGAGATACCGGTTCAGTGTAACCGGGGGACGAAGAAGAATGCCCAAGGCTACAAGCACAGTTGGAACGGCTACAAACTGCATATCGATACCGCCGATTGTGGTGTCCCGATAGCAGCCATTCTGTCTTCCGCCTCCTTTCACGACAGCGGGGCAGCCATCCCACTCTCTCAAATCAGTGCCCAACGTGTCACCAGTCTCTACGACCTGATGGATGCGGCCTATTGCAGTGCTGATTTGCACGAATACAGCCGTCATCTGGGGCATGTCCCTCTGATTGATCACAATCCTCGCGGCGGACAGAAAGAAGCGTTTGAACCTGCTGATGCCGAGCGTTACAAAATTCGCAGCACCGTAGAACGAACCAATGCCCGCCTGAAGGATGAATTTGGTGGTCGGAATGTGTGGGTGCAAGGTGCGCAAAAAGTTTACAGCCACTTGATGTTTGGGATTTTGGTGTTGAGTGCTGATCAACTGATGCGTGTCTTGTTATAA
- a CDS encoding IS66 family transposase — protein MNDLTITTDFTDIALPTDLAASQQLNRDLLTLVVALQARVKRLEAELTELKERLNDSSSNSSNPPSRDTPEQRAQRERKPKSALKRGGQPGHSKHERALVEESRLDAIQHYYPEGCCRCGGHLAMETTPSQRHQVFDLPEVAYHVTEHRLYAGTCTCCGKRQVAELPEDVPSGQMGAGLISWITLMNGACRLSTRQIQLLLEEQWQLSFSSGAISEATAPVSGWLAPLYAQAGEAVRSSPVVNADETSHYRGREREWLWVMCSPQVVYFMTHYSRGKGAADELLGAFDGILVTDQHGGYNHHPTERRQLCWAHIIRKFKKMAQRYGRAGILGKRLLRLARLIVHLHNRRLAGAYADRLYRQRMDKLREAFRQTLLAGSGLRQAQHPDKPTKTANQCQRLLDDELMLWTFLRHPGVPLTNNAAERAIRPYVIWRKTSFFSQSFRGDQFRPLILTIVETCKRLGVSAYRIIRQACQQALTKKPVTVRLPIPPPQVLNPVTGFLAA, from the coding sequence ATGAACGATCTGACCATCACCACCGATTTTACCGACATTGCGTTGCCCACCGATTTGGCAGCCTCCCAGCAGCTTAACCGTGATCTGCTGACGTTGGTGGTTGCTTTGCAAGCACGGGTCAAACGACTGGAAGCGGAACTGACAGAACTAAAAGAACGCCTGAATGACTCCTCCAGTAACTCCTCTAACCCACCCTCACGGGACACGCCCGAACAACGCGCCCAGCGCGAACGCAAACCCAAAAGCGCGCTAAAACGCGGCGGTCAGCCGGGGCACAGCAAACATGAACGTGCCTTAGTGGAGGAATCGCGGCTGGACGCTATCCAGCACTATTATCCTGAAGGCTGTTGCCGTTGTGGGGGTCATCTGGCGATGGAAACCACACCGAGCCAGCGTCATCAGGTGTTTGACCTGCCGGAAGTCGCTTACCATGTAACGGAACACCGCCTGTATGCGGGTACGTGTACTTGCTGTGGGAAACGTCAGGTAGCTGAGTTGCCCGAAGACGTCCCCAGTGGGCAGATGGGAGCAGGATTGATCAGTTGGATTACCCTGATGAACGGGGCTTGCCGCCTATCCACGCGGCAAATCCAGTTACTGCTGGAAGAACAATGGCAGTTATCCTTCAGTAGCGGTGCGATCAGTGAAGCGACTGCACCCGTCAGCGGTTGGTTAGCGCCTTTATATGCGCAGGCGGGTGAAGCGGTGCGTAGCAGCCCGGTGGTAAACGCGGACGAAACCAGTCACTACCGTGGGCGCGAACGTGAATGGTTGTGGGTGATGTGTTCGCCACAGGTGGTGTACTTCATGACGCATTACTCACGCGGCAAAGGCGCAGCGGATGAATTGTTGGGTGCATTCGATGGCATACTCGTGACCGACCAGCACGGCGGCTATAACCACCACCCCACTGAACGGCGGCAACTGTGCTGGGCGCATATCATCCGCAAGTTCAAAAAAATGGCACAACGTTACGGGCGTGCAGGCATCTTAGGGAAACGTTTACTGCGTCTGGCACGCCTGATTGTCCACTTACATAACCGCAGGCTCGCAGGCGCTTACGCTGACAGACTCTACCGGCAACGCATGGATAAACTCCGCGAAGCCTTCCGCCAGACATTGTTGGCAGGTAGCGGCTTACGGCAAGCACAACATCCTGATAAGCCCACTAAAACCGCCAACCAGTGCCAACGTTTACTGGATGATGAGCTTATGTTATGGACATTTCTGCGTCATCCCGGTGTTCCTCTGACCAATAATGCCGCCGAACGTGCCATCCGCCCCTATGTCATCTGGCGTAAGACCAGTTTTTTCAGCCAATCTTTCCGGGGCGACCAATTCCGCCCGTTAATACTGACTATCGTGGAAACCTGCAAACGCCTAGGTGTCAGTGCTTACCGAATTATCCGCCAGGCGTGCCAGCAGGCACTGACCAAAAAACCAGTGACGGTGCGTTTGCCGATTCCTCCACCGCAAGTACTGAATCCGGTTACTGGATTTCTTGCCGCTTAA
- a CDS encoding transposase — protein sequence MAEYSFNALKSNEKAFVAMTSLNVKEFLGLLERFSAAYQTDLHARGKRVDETRGRSDGKLALIEDKLFFILFYLKTYPLQEVLAYSFDLPQSVANHWIHRLCPVLQSALDNMGHKPIRLSSELMERLAEEGQQELIIDGTERRIQRPVDNDVQREYYSGKKKVHTVKNNVIVGCADRHIKYLGDTHSGKKHDKKIADEEQTQLPEGSVILRDLGFKGADMGKGVTVIEPKKKPRNKCLTPQEKEENRQISARRVVVEHIISGIKRCRCLKDVYRNLKDDFDDQIMEIACGLHNLRNSMRNPIY from the coding sequence ATGGCGGAGTACAGCTTTAACGCATTGAAATCCAATGAAAAGGCATTTGTTGCCATGACCAGTCTCAACGTTAAGGAGTTTTTGGGTTTGCTCGAACGGTTCAGTGCAGCTTACCAAACTGACCTACACGCCCGGGGCAAACGTGTTGATGAGACGCGGGGTCGTTCTGATGGGAAACTGGCATTAATAGAAGACAAACTGTTTTTCATTCTGTTTTACCTGAAGACCTATCCTTTACAAGAAGTGCTGGCGTATTCATTTGATCTTCCCCAAAGTGTGGCAAACCACTGGATACACCGCTTGTGTCCCGTATTACAAAGTGCATTGGATAACATGGGACATAAGCCCATTCGACTATCCTCAGAATTAATGGAACGGCTAGCAGAAGAAGGGCAACAGGAATTGATTATTGACGGAACAGAGCGGAGAATCCAGCGCCCCGTGGATAATGATGTCCAGCGCGAATACTATAGTGGTAAAAAAAAAGTCCATACGGTTAAAAACAATGTCATCGTTGGCTGTGCTGACAGACATATCAAATACTTAGGGGATACTCACTCAGGCAAGAAGCATGACAAGAAAATTGCCGATGAGGAGCAGACCCAATTACCGGAGGGTTCTGTGATTTTACGTGATTTAGGCTTCAAGGGGGCTGACATGGGAAAAGGTGTCACCGTCATTGAGCCAAAAAAGAAGCCACGGAATAAATGCCTGACCCCACAAGAAAAAGAAGAAAACCGTCAAATTTCTGCCCGCAGGGTAGTCGTTGAACATATCATCAGTGGTATTAAACGCTGCCGATGCCTGAAAGATGTGTACCGTAATTTAAAAGATGACTTTGATGACCAGATTATGGAAATTGCTTGCGGACTACACAACCTGAGAAACTCCATGCGAAATCCAATCTATTGA